The nucleotide window ACTCCAAGTTGCAAGGGTGTACATAATCTGATTTGAGATGATATGCATGCATTAGGACTGCTCATGGGCACAATGTGTGGCTACCGTTACAAACTCTGAAACAATTAGTGCCCACAAGATTGGTGCTCCACCATACCAATGTCTGGAGTAAAAAatttgtcggcctcctatggtgtagtggttgtagcgcttgctctatgatcgggaggtcccgggttcgattcccggccaggcgacctgagtttgatggtctcaaacaatggttgcctgggactggttcagtagggacggaggggggatgggacttaaagcgtgggattagcccttgtgtgctatttgaagaagtaaaaaaaaaaaaaaaaaaaaaaaaaacaagattggTGCTCCACCATACCAATGTCTGgagtaaaaaattgataaattaaaaagaCAACTGAAACATCAGAATGTCTTCTTAGTGTATACTCTgcttaagttttttaaaattcttaacCATTGAAAAGATTTCATGGTTGCTCTTGATTCTGGAATCAAGtatcttttattttgtttcaatcTTCCCGGTGTCCAAAGGACATAGCTCTCTATACAGCTGACTTTACTTAGTCGAAGTCTTTCTAAAAAGTTGAGCCTCGTAGCTCTTGACCGCTGATAGATTAACAAAATCCAGTCTGGAAAGTTTGAATTAGCATCAACGCATTCATGACCCACTAATATCTCTACTGACTCTCAAGAATATGGACGAAGAAAAACGAGAAACAAGtgaacaaaaatttcagactaaGGATGAACCAGTTTTCCCATTTAGAAGACATGACTTCACCAAGTGATGACAGCTTGTAAATTAAGTGTGTCATTCAACTCAGTTTTGATTGAATAATTGTTAGTCCAACCATGTACTGCCATCAATAACACTTAGATTGATCTTGCTGATAGAAGTAAAGATGCAATAACTTTTTTCCAGGACCTTCATACAAGTCCCTGTATCTTGTCAGTggctaaaataaaaagttgcaTTATTCCAACTGCAGCATTGCAAGTCACCGCTCATGTTTCacctttttaaaaggaaacctaagattattttttctttaaatttttggtgaaattttatcACTCATTCTAAAATATTCACAGACAATTTAATAGAAATATTTTAGTCGGTTTTCTTTCGGAGGAATGAAAcataaagaatttgaaattatGCAATAGAGAAgcacatgtttttattttacccatCAACATGTTGCAAttggaaatatcgatcattACCCACTCCGAGATAATGCTTGAGAAGTTTAAGTATTcacattttccaaattttccttgcCTCTCGAATCACTCTACACCCACAATTACATAGGTGAAAGTTGGGACAAAATTGATGAATGCAATATCTGttcgcctttttttttattttactcacaaattttaatttaattttgtaacaATTATTTTCTCTCAGTTTGCAGGAGGAACTATTTCCTAAAGGATCAAGAGTCTACATGTTTGTAATGGAATGTATGCCATCTCCTCTTAACTCATTTTAACTCCTCAAGCGTTTTCTGGAATTGCTCCTGCGTAGCTCCAGTAAGATTTAAATCTAATTCTCTAGttgtaatatttttccttaaaaaataatttgattagaGTAGTAATTGAACTCTCTTGCCACTCacagaaaaatcgaaaattaactatttctctcattttaagttaaaatcattgTATGTTTCATTGCATATTGAATATTAAATATTCTTGACCCAATCTTTTAACAAATTAAAACAGAATAATATTTCTACAGCCATGGCGagtccaaaaattttgatttatctcCTAAGAAGAGACCTTAGAGTCCATGACAATCCTATATTCCATAAACTTACCTCCATGTCATCACAGGCTAATGCGCCTTTCACTCACTTATTGCCGCTGTATGTCTTCCCAGCTCATCAAATTGAAGTTTCTGGTTTCTTATCGTCATCTGATGAGAAATCTCCATATCCTGAAGCTCGGTCAAAAGTAGGTAAATTCTGGAGGTGTGGTCAGTTGCGTGCCAAGTTCCTAGCAGAAACTGTTTGGGATCTGAAACAGAATCTTGAAACCATAGGCAGTGGCTTAGAGATTCGTGTTGGTATGCTACATGATGTTGTCAAACAGCTTGTGGAAGGTTTCAAGAGCAAAGGTGTCCAAGTGAAAGGCCTTTGGATGACCTCTGAAGAGGGCTATGAGGAGAAGGCTGAAGAGCGTCAGGTACGAAAGATCATTGTAAATGCAGGTGGTGACTTCCATCTGTGGAAGGATGAGAAGTACTTCATCGATGACGATGACATTCCTTTTGATGATCCCCAAAAGTACCCTGATGTTTTTACAAAGTACCGAAATACAGTTGAACCTCTGAGGGAAGCCCCTCGAAAGGTCTTGCCTACGCCAAAAAAACTGCCCCCTCTTCCCCAAAACATACCACCACAAGCTCATCCATTCAAAATCCCAGGCAACCTTAAAGATCTTATTGCTGCTCTTCAGAAGCCGTTAGATGCAGGTCTCGGCCTCAAAAATCCACCACAGATGCCCTCAGCGGGTGCCAGCTCAGCAGTGCCTTTTGCTGGAGGGGCAACTTCTGGCCAAAAACGTCTCAAGCACCTTATTGAATCAGGAGCAATGACGCGATACAAAGATACCCGTAACGGTATGGTTGGGACGGATTACTCATCCAAGCTTTCTCTGTGGCTAGCTCTCGGAAGTTTAACAGCACGAGAGGTTCACTCTGCTCTGATTGATTTTGAAGAAGGTAAAACAGATGTGGGAAAGGGAGCTGAGGGCTATGGAAAGGGGGAGAATAAGGGTACAACTCACATGCGTTTTGAGCTTTTATGGAGGGACTACATGCGTCTATGCACAAGAAAGTACGGAAGTCGGCTTTTCTTGGTTGGCGGTTTTCGCAATGCACGGAATATCCAATGGAAGCATGACAACAGTATCATGCAACGTTGGCTAGAAGGCACCACAGGGATAGGGCTTGTGGATGCTGCGCAGCGAGAGTTATTCCTCACTGGTTTTACCTCAAACAGGGCCCGGCAGAATGTTGCCAGCTTTTTAACTAAACATCTGGAGCAAGACTGGCGTCTCGGCGCGGAATGGTACGAGTGTAATTTGGTCGATTATGATGTGTCCAGCAATTGGGGGAACTGGCAGTACACGGCAGGAGTTGGAAATGATCCCAGAGAAGATCGGAAGTTCAATCCAGTCAAGCAGGCCTCGGATTATGATCCCAAGGCAGAATTTGTAAAAGCCTGGATCCCGGAGGTCAGGGAGTTACAACCTGAAGAGGCATGGCAGTGTTGGAAAGCTAGCTATGCTGCCAAACAGAAACCTGGATTGCGCGGGAACATCATGGCAGAAAGACCTTTAGCCAAAATAAGTTTTACACCACGCTCAGGAGGCAATGATGGTCATCGTGGTGGAGGACGAAGTCGTGGCCGGGCACAAtggttttaaatcaaaatttggaGCAGATAAAATCCTGTATATGGAAGCAACAGTGTCCATCACACAAGAAACACTCTAGTCATGAATGTAAGTTAGTTGGCCAATTAATCAGTGTGCCATGAGACTTTATTCTTGCATAATCTCCTCTCTGATTAACTATGCCTTTATGACTACCTATTTCACTCCTGAATTCCGCGCAAACTACTCCAAAAATTTGATATGCAATAAAATCTTAGAAAAGCTCAATATTTGTTATCATtgtattattttctatttttctaaaaCCTTTCCAAgatttttgtaaaagaaaatcagaaaagtGCATGTCTGTTAAAAGCCTCGGTTTGGAAACAAGTTCCTTAATTTTATTGTCATttacttcttaatttttaatattatttacaAATTAAGTCTATGTTTTGTGATCTGCATGCGTAAACgatcaaaaaaaggaaacatttctCAAGTACATTCTCCTATTTTAGTTGTTCTTTAATGATAGTGAATTCTTACGACCAAATCATCCTATTATGGCCCACTAGGTTGCTACCTTTCAGTCAAAATCTCATACCTATTGCTTAAAATTGATGTTGGTCTAAATATGTATTTCAAATGGTGATTAAGGTGAAGAATATATTTAATAATTGAACGCATAATCTGTCAGTATTGAGTTTCTTTGTCACAAGATTTTTTACAAGTAAGTAGTGCTAAATATAATCTGAGCGCCTACTTTCACCTGCAACCTCGTTGTAACATCTTAGTTATAACTTGTGCTGTTAAATTTTACACATGAAAACGGATTGttctcttacatttttttttttatgaaaattcacCCACTAAGTATGTAACCGCCCACACCGAATTAGATCCAGGTTCCaaaaaactgaatatttttatttttttaccactGTATTAAGGGGCGTTGTGCAAATATTTTAGTGGATAACTCATCTTAAATTACTAAACAGAACTGAGCTAAAATGTCTCTAAGTTTGTGATTCAAGGAACAcagtttcaaggaaaagtaattTTAAACCAAAGAAAGGTAAAGGTTCAAGGAAAGGTAAAGTTTAAATTAAGTTCAAGTTCAGTGTATGTATGGggcttaaaattttcggattaaAATGGATCTTTTCGCATTTTATTTAAGCAAATACATAAACGGTACTGCTCCTTATCCTCAAAGATacgaaaaatattttgcatttGTTACTCAAAGTccaatttttccatttcttaGAATGTTTAACCTCTGCCCCTGCAGCCTTTTTTCTACGAATTTTCACATTCTATTAAAACATCTATGAAGTAGCCTATTTTGTTTTCTTGTCACTCAAACTTTACCTTGGGCTGGAAAAAATGTCAATAGTTGTATGGTTCATCAGTCGACCAATAAAATATATCTTGTGCCTGTTATTCAATTAGTTTTTAATTCACTCATGAAATCTTatgcttattattttttgcacaCTGAAATCACAGTTTTATTGAAACAACTAAAAGTATAGAATTGTTGCCTCTCAGGCAATGGAAGTCTTCGGTGAAGAATACAAATATAGTCACCTGTACAAGCATCGTAATGTAACTAAAATCATGTGTGCTCTTCTATCTTAATCGAAGGGCTTTGAAGAcgaggcgcatgagtgcagccTTAAATGCatatcctttgaaaaatttgctcccaaattccaatttttaagcatcaaaaagtcagtttgaactttctttccgacataaggctccatgtaatttcgcaaattcaaacacttatttctctaaatagcaaaaattgcacttatgcgccttgtcctcctcAATTAATGTGTTTAATTCTAACCATTGCCTGTATTCGCCGGGCGTCTGCCGCTTGTGTTGAGAGCGTTGCGATCAGCGAGCAGTGACTCAACGTTTTCGGAAGTCAAAACTCCTGCAATCTACAGAGTATGCAAAACTGCGTGTCCTCGTGCAGGAATAGTTGATGGCTGATGGGACGAAGGTGCACCTTGCGTTCTGCCCGTGTCTTTAGTTTTAGCTTCGGAGGCATAGGACTCCGAAGTGTCCCTAACTTGTTCTGACATTTCTGCACCGATTGCTTGTCTACATTAGTTACCCACTTCTAATTTCATGGCAGTGATGAAGTGTGAGGATTTTTCCTGATTATATCTAACGTATCTCTGATTCAAAGATTATCTGCGTTGTGAACCTTGAAGTCGTGATCAACTCATGATCGTTCCATAGACCCCTCTGATACTATTCGATAGTCGAACAATGCATTGATAATTCACAGATTTTAGGAAAATTGTTTACGAAAGTCCTTTAAGTCACATCATTCTGTGTCAGTTATTCACTCATCGAGAAACATCGCGACATATCCCCAGGACTCTGACCCAAGTGGATTTTGCAAATCGTGTTGTCTTTCGATTTTCGATTGTCGATACTCACCCAGGACGTACTGTAAGAGCTTTTTGAAAGCAGCTTTCGATTGAATAATGTATGTGAAAATCCGGAGTATCACAATATTATTAGCGGCGAAGCGTTAATGAtcggctatcgatatttccccgtttgacgctatggtaaagaatcgattaataagatgttcattgcaaacaccctgtttatcgatccttttccgtaggtttaaatgacagatcaatcgatacatcgcaaagcacgccacgccactgaatttgaGGTGTGTCGTTTGaggatttttgaagaaagttgtccTAAAATCCGAAATATAACAATTTTCCGCTCATTGTTCCTTGTTGATAGATTTACCATTGAGTCTCTCTTTAATGTGCCGAAAATCCATCCTAAGTCCAATTAAACTCCCATTTGAAAAAGGAACCAACTTAATTCAATTGATAAATGTACCACGGCATGCGTGTGTTAGGTATTATGTGCGTGTCTTTCAAGGCTAGTAGTAAAAATTTATGTGTCCGCCCCTGGAGGGGTCTTGCCACACCTCCTCTAGATAGCACCAAGTGtccattaaaaaattgtaaaaaatggttttttgttttttttctcaagacGCTGCCGAGTGTTGAAAATCTCAAAGATGTGCGACGCAGCATTTAAGAATTAACATTGAAACATAATATTTGCCCCGCGTATTTAATGCCCTTCCTTGATAATTTATAAGCGCTACGCACTGTTGAAGTCACTACTAGAGCGAAGGGTAAATGGTGCATGTAAGCTCGCGGGAAAGCTATAGTGCAAGCTGTTTTTGGCACCTGCTTGGGCGGAAGTATGAATCTTTTCATTAAGGAATGTATAATTTGACTCAATTTCGCGAGAATTTTATATTCGTCAGACGTATTTCGGTTGcgccgaaattttaaaacacgtTCGACGAAAGGAGAGTCAACATGCAAATgagttaaattttataaaaaaaaaataataataataaacaaataaataaaaataaaaaaaatagcctAGTGTCCTTGTATTAACCCAATGctcgttttttaaatgaatgttCTGTTGAGCTAGTTCAAAACGGCAGCTCATCGAGGACAGTCTCGGGGCTTTTCTTCAGCTCCCCGACAGTGGCGAgatgtgaatgatcgattatcgatttttcccccaattGAAGCTAttgcgaagaatcgattatcaaggtgttcgttacgaacaccatGTTTTTCGATGATTCTCCAGAGGTTTAactgacagatcaatcgatttatcgcaaagcacgccgcccCACTGCTCCCCGAGAACTTCTTCCTCGTCGCTCAATGAGTGTATCGACGGTGTAcctaagtcagcaatcacataactcggtttccGACGtcgaagacttcctgtcatactttattttttgaatagaaaactactcaacggcaattctttaacactcccgtgatttttcttctctgtgcgatggaaattctgcgaaaacttgaAGGAATGCGACGTAAAGTtcttttataataaaaataatatagactcggagattttcagacattgcaaacgagatatgtgattgccgacttacgccgtcgatatatgcCACGATTCGCAAGCGGTATACTTATCGTTAATATtgatttaacttttctttttcctgtCGCGTTGGCATGCAGAAACGTCATTTGTCTCGACTCTCTGCCAATCGCTCTGTTTCATCAAATTATGCTCTTTCATCAAATTATGCTCtctaatttttaaacgcttaatagTAGTGGGCTTCTCACTAAAGCGAACCCTGTTGTCCGCGACTCAAAGGAGTACtggatttggaaaaatcaataagaatttcttgggagaggggggggggggagagagagagaaggaagaaaGGAGGCATCGACTGATGCCCGCTCGCTGATACCCAAAGATCGCAGTTTTCTCACACGCTTGGACCAGTGGCtcggcgtactttgcgatatatcgattgatctgtcatctaaacctatggaaaaggatcgataggcacggtgtttgcaacgaacgccccaataatcgattctttaccatagcttaaatGGGCAGATAGCGATATAATAATCCATCATCTATGCATCGCCACTCGTTTGGACCCCGTCACAGGCTGAAAATCCGCAAATCCGACGTGACGCTAGTTTGAATTACAGGTTATCCGTCACAATGAggaaaaaccacgtaactcccgGAAAAACGTTTGGCATTTATGCGTTTTCGGCCGAGCGCACCGCGATTTTGGGCGTTGTCCTTTCCTCAGCTCGCTCGGCTCTGCCAAAGAATGCCAAGAAAGGCTCGTCCAGTAAGATTATGCCATGCTGCCGGCTCATGATTTGTGTTcccagaaaaagaaagaaaataaatctgAATTTTATCGATCGTCCAGGGCTGAGTCTCGAGACGGAAATTTTACCCACCCGGAGAGAGATTAATAggcgtattaatgctaaaagcaactatgtgcataggttttgcgcgagacatagttcctttcggcatGAATACGTTCAATAGACGTGGTGTCCAGATTGAAATCCGCACTCAGTTACATAATTGAATTTGTTTCTGTTAGACGGGTGTAAGTCCAAAAAGCCATGAGCCCTGGTTTGCGTTGATCAGCAGGACGCctgggctcatgagtttttaaGCTCACGCTCGTCGAAAAGAAACTGACTCAATTTAGGATAGACATGCATGCTTATTAGAATTGAAGAACTTGTCCGCGTTTTCTGTGGAAGTTCCGTCAAATAAAGTAAGTAAGAAGCATGTATTGATGGTGAAAGTcggaaaatgcgtttttctgTGTACAATGTTGCAAGTTTCTTgtcacatttcattttttcaaagataaacaaataaaaatgatattctgaaattttcaccctttttctgaattttcagcGTGCAAGatatttgggggaaaaattgacatttacAATTATTCGtctgactttaaaatttgaaagaagtcaggagattttgaaacgtcgcaatcgAGGTACGCGATTTTAGACTTTCATCATGCATGCAACTAAGATTAATTGAGGAAAACCTGAGGTAATTGAAAAATCCTGGTTTATATCCAGTCGTCGAATttgaaaaccggaaaaaaatACCCGCTACTAAGGGGAAGCAGAGTTGACCTGATAACTTTGcgaaaaaaataggaagaaaaaatatgcgAATCTTGGGTAAAGAAACACGatgtcaacaaaaattttgtttggcTACCTCGGCATTTTGTAGCCTCTGCATTTAGAATACGTCCCCTCTTCTAATACTTTGCTCTCCGCggttcttccctttttttctacccctgcgtttaagtctccgatgTACTCAAAGCTCATAGCAAGTATAACGTTCGGGAAAAGCATGCTGCAATAATTATGGGATTCCTAAGTTCGCATTTGTATTTAGAAGTACGGCTAGCCCAGAACGGATGTATGAGAGCTTCATATCGTAACTTCGGTTATTTACAGTCTAAAGCAATAACGCCTCATTTTTGGTATCCATCTTGAGAGGTCTCTACcaaagtaagaaaaagtaatcgAAATCATTTGTTAAAATGGGAAGGAAAACACGAGGTAACACAAGCTGTTGGTTGATCCTTGAGTCAGTTTTCCCTGTGTCaaattgaccaaatctttgggttgagTTGACCAAATATTTATGTTGAATATCTGCGACCTCGACTACGCTCGCTTTTTCTGTTACTACCGTGGTTGCATCGAGATCAAAAGCATGCGCCAAGTCGAAAATTGTCCAGGTACGTCTCAGTTCTCCATCCAGAAGGTAGAACCGGTGTGAAATTCAAAGCTGAGAACATTAAAATTGTCGTGGTGattataaattttatttctgtTACCAAAAGTATGGCCCATTTTCAGTATGGTTGCTgggaaaatgcaatttgcgatgCTGTAAGGAGCCACAATGaaaagagcactggaaaaaaaaaacacattggatctagagtccagactcttgaaaacatcaaaaagaaaaaggactcttgattcaatcagatttaagcttaaatcaaaaggaaatccgctcaaattaagaggcttggttcttgatttaagcgtaaatctgattgaatcaagagtattttttcttgtcgatgtttttaagagtctggactctagatccaatgtgtttttttccagtgatactttcaaaaaaataatatgtaatTATTTTCGTGTGTGATTGACTAATTTGTCCTCTCTTTTCGCTGGTTTAAAATGCAGGTGCCGCATCCGCTCGGAATGTCCCAgttttcttttggtttttatCCTCAATTCTATTTGTCCTTCAAAGGTGAATCGATGCAAGCCGGAAAAACGGCCCTACTCAATTAACGATTTCTCCCTTTTCCTAGTTGAttccccaaaaaaaatttgtcattGCGTCGACTACAAAGTAACCGGTTTTTGTTttgctcttctttttctttcattttgagatcgaaaatttgttttttaaagctCCAAATGAAGGAGAGACTCCTTGCAATTTTGACCTAGTGAAGGATTATAACAAGGTCGGTCGCAATTGCAGACAAACAGAAGGCCcttcgcaaaaaaaaataaggtcaAATTCTGATTGGATCACcaaatttatcatttattttatttttatgtttttttcgtTGGAAGTTTCCTTTTCGTTTTCGTGTCATTTTGTGAGCTCTCAATGGTATAAAAGAGCCGAAGCTACGAAACTACCCGCAGATCAATTCGACCTAGGAGGACAATTTTACCTTACCAGAGATTCTAATTCTCCTCAGTGATTCGACTCCAGTTTTAAAGTCGTCCCAAAGTATCTTAAGTGAAATCGCGAAGTTATCAAAAGTGAATCATGCGTATTTCCACCCGTGTGTTCTCTCTCCTCCTCTTGAGCTCATTTTTGTTGGTGTCTGCCGATGAGAAATGCTCCGATGCCTGGTGTTTAATCAGAAGCGTTCGATGTGCGGCTTCTTGTGCAGGAGCTTTTTTGCCCCCTCTGGCTGCTGGCTGCGTTGTTTGCATGGGTTCAGTTGGCTACAAACTTTCGCAAGATGGTTCAGTCTCTTGGAAAGGAAGGAGGTACGAATCTTGGAGTGACTTCTTCGGTGGAAACGAGGGCTTAGGACGTTAGTTGATCCTGGTGGCCGGGTCGGCTGGAATGAACTCACAAAACCACACCGCGCTTTTATCAAATTAATTGACGTTTATAGATATTGTTTCATtcttaattttgataaaatgtgaaataaattGTCGACACACTCACTTCTTTCCGTTAAAAAATTAACGCAAAACGCGTTTCAGGCTATCCTGGAGCCCATCTTCAGTTTGCAACTGTAATGGACTTCAGGACAGCCCGAAGCCCGCCTCAAGTTTTTTTAAGGGAAGAAGTGAGTTTGTGAAAagtttattttacattttatcatgttgatattttcctgtttttttaaaaattcggagCATACAATACCTGTTGATTTTGATATTCGTGTAATTGCACaatcacaaattttgtgttaccATAACTTGACTGCTAGCAAACTatgtaaaataattgaataaatatgACCTGACCTACAACTTGTTTACAGTCTTTCTTTCATCAATAGATAAAACGCACTCACAAGTATTTTTAAGAACTCTTGccttttgataatttttgatgGAATCATACATACGCGAAAATGAAGCAATCGAAAAAATAATCTAACCATCTTGAACAATCTTTATCATGCTTTAAATCAATGTCTTCCAGCTATATATCAATGAACCACAAGACAGggtatgaaattaaaataaaatttaaaaactcactagTCAGAGAAAATTCGAAACTATTTGACGCGCGTCGGATAGTTTCGAATTTTCTCTGActagtgagtttttaaattttatttcaacctTTGAACTAGTCTggtacttttaaaatatttgattatGAAATTAAAGTCCGCAATGCAATACGACGACCGTGAAACTCCAAATCCAGTTTTGCTGCactatctcgtttgcgatgctTTAAAATCTctaccgcc belongs to Bemisia tabaci chromosome 6, PGI_BMITA_v3 and includes:
- the LOC109036508 gene encoding uncharacterized protein isoform X1 gives rise to the protein MASPKILIYLLRRDLRVHDNPIFHKLTSMSSQANAPFTHLLPLYVFPAHQIEVSGFLSSSDEKSPYPEARSKVGKFWRCGQLRAKFLAETVWDLKQNLETIGSGLEIRVGMLHDVVKQLVEGFKSKGVQVKGLWMTSEEGYEEKAEERQVRKIIVNAGGDFHLWKDEKYFIDDDDIPFDDPQKYPDVFTKYRNTVEPLREAPRKVLPTPKKLPPLPQNIPPQAHPFKIPGNLKDLIAALQKPLDAGLGLKNPPQMPSAGASSAVPFAGGATSGQKRLKHLIESGAMTRYKDTRNGMVGTDYSSKLSLWLALGSLTAREVHSALIDFEEGKTDVGKGAEGYGKGENKGTTHMRFELLWRDYMRLCTRKYGSRLFLVGGFRNARNIQWKHDNSIMQRWLEGTTGIGLVDAAQRELFLTGFTSNRARQNVASFLTKHLEQDWRLGAEWYECNLVDYDVSSNWGNWQYTAGVGNDPREDRKFNPVKQASDYDPKAEFVKAWIPEVRELQPEEAWQCWKASYAAKQKPGLRGNIMAERPLAKISFTPRSGGNDGHRGGGRSRGRAQWF